In Fusarium oxysporum Fo47 chromosome VII, complete sequence, the following proteins share a genomic window:
- a CDS encoding Aldehyde/histidinol dehydrogenase — translation METVELNWRCAFWSPPETPLSLHVYCTQTRQCTLSDIAEKNSEFLAAVETLDSGKAISLARGDVAAVVSTLRYYAGWADKLEGKTIDIDPDMLHYTRPEPLGVCIVMKTAEQTPLSALVFTQFNEQAGFPAGVFNLVSGFGRVVGAAISSHMGIDKIMKEAAASNLMKVTLELGGKSPNVIFNDADIESAVTWANIGIYYNQGQTCAAGSRILVQEGIYDKFVATFKERTLQNEVGDPFDEQSFQGPQISQLQYDRIMGYIKSGKEEGATLVTGGGRVGTKGFFILPTIFTDVGPDMKIMREEIFGPVCAIAKFKDEAEAIQLANDTNFALASAVHTTNLDTAIRVSNAIEAGTVWINCYNKMHFALPVGGFKESGIGQELGEAALANYTQNKSVAIQLQPKRH, via the exons ATGGAAACAGTCGAGCTGAACTGGCGGTGTGCCTTTTGGAGCCCACCAGAGACGCCGCTCTCCCTACACGTCTATTGCACCCAGACTCGTCAATGTACTCTATCTG ACATTGCCGAGAAAAACTCGGAGTTTCTTGCCGCAGTTGAGACGCTTGATAGCGGTAAAGCAATCAGCCTGGCCCGAGGTGATGTCGCCGCTGTTGTTAGTACGTTGCGATATTATGCTGGCTGGGCGGATAAGCTCGAGGGGAAGACCATTGATATCGATCCTGATATGCTGCATTATACTCGCCCAGAACCA CTCGGAGTCT GTATTGTTATGAAAACTGCCGAGCAGACGCCTCTCTCTGCTCTCGTCTTCACCCAGTTTAATGAGCAGGCTGGCTTCCCGGCTGGTGTTTTTAACCTCGTCTCGGGATTTGGTCGGGTCGTCGGAGCAGCTATTTCGTCTCATATGGGCATCGACAAG ATAATGAAGGAAGCTGCTGCATCTAACCTCATGAAAGTaactcttgagcttggcggCAAGTCTCCTAACGTCATCTTTAATGACGCTGACATTGAGTCAGCCGTCACCTGGGCTAATATTGGTATTTATTACAACCAAGGCCAGACCTGCGCCGCTGGCTCGCGCATTCTTGTTCAGGAGGGGATTTACGATAAGTTCGTGGCTACGTTCAAGGAGCGTACGCTTCAAAACGAAGTCGGTGATCCCTTTGACGAACAAAGTTTTCAAGGCCCTCAGATCAGTCAGCTTCAGTATGACCGCATTATGGGTTATATCAAGTCTGGTAAGGAAGAAGGTGCAACTCTTGTGACTGGTGGAGGTCGCGTCGGTACCAAGGGCTTCTTTATCCTGCCGACTATCTTCACCGATGTCGGGCCAGATATGAAGATCATGCGGGAGGAGATTTTTGGACCTGTTTGCGCTATCGCAAAGTTCAAGGATGAGGCAGAAGCCATTCAACTAGCGAACGACACCAACTTTGCCTTAGCCTCAGCTGTTCATACTACCAACCTCGATACTGCTATCCGTGTCAGCAACGCGATCGAGGCTGGAACCGTTTGGATCAATTGC TATAACAAAATGCATTTTGCACTTCCTGTCGGCGGCTTCAAAGAGTCTGGAATTGGTCAGGAGCTTGGAGAGGCAGCTTTGGCTAATTACACCCAGAATAAGAGTGTCGCAATTCAGCTACAGCCCAAGCGTCACTGA
- a CDS encoding beta-lactamase-like protein: protein MGLQYKVFFSKRNSATRTGPAGHDHLKWVPTSSTLIYGDQDGILVDAQLTTQASNELLDWVVESGKNITHVYVTHAHGDHFFGSAPILERFPKATLVATPEVVARMKLETAPERMTGLWEKLFPGQIPPNLRLAEPLQQDHLELEGERLEVVRTGHTDTDETTTLWVPSLQLAVTGDAVYANTHPYLGESGTTVKRKEWIKALDTIAALQPKHVVGGHSDPSRPFGLEAIGDTKTYLEDFEKLSAEAKTAEELYARMMDIYPDRLNPGSLWAGAVLVYKS from the coding sequence ATGGGTTTACAGTACAAAGTCTTTTTCAGCAAACGCAATTCGGCCACTAGGACTGGCCCAGCGGGTCACGATCACCTCAAGTGGGTGCCTACTTCTTCCACCCTGATATACGGCGACCAAGATGGTATTTTAGTCGACGCCCAATTGACTACCCAAGCGTCAAATGAACTTTTGGACTGGGTAGTTGAGAGTGGCAAAAATATCACCCATGTCTATGTCACACATGCCCACGGCGACCACTTCTTTGGTAGCGCGCCCATTTTGGAGCGATTTCCCAAAGCAACCTTAGTCGCAACGCCTGAAGTCGTGGCCAGGATGAAACTAGAGACTGCACCAGAACGGATGACTGGGCTTTGGGAAAAGCTATTTCCGGGCCAAATTCCGCCAAATTTGAGGCTTGCGGAGCCTCTTCAGCAAGACCATCTTGAACTAGAAGGTGAAAGGTTGGAGGTGGTCAGGACGGGTCACACGGATACTGATGAAACGACAACTCTCTGGGTTCCTTCTCTCCAACTTGCGGTAACTGGCGATGCTGTATACGCAAACACTCACCCGTATCTGGGAGAGTCCGGAACAACTGTCAAACGAAAGGAGTGGATTAAGGCTTTGGATACCATCGCCGCACTCCAGCCTAAGCATGTCGTGGGTGGGCATAGTGATCCGAGCCGTCCATTTGGGCTCGAGGCAATTGGGGATACCAAGACATATTTGGAGGACTTCGAGAAACTGAGCGCTGAGGCGAAGACGGCCGAAGAGCTTTATGCCCGCATGATGGACATTTATCCTGACCGTCTCAATCCGGGGTCTCTATGGGCAGGTGCTGTTTTAGTTTATAAGTCATAG